A single region of the Streptomyces sp. NBC_01262 genome encodes:
- a CDS encoding terpene synthase family protein, giving the protein MDQPFELPDFYTPYPARLNPHLEEARRHSKQWARDLGMLEGSGVWDEHDLDAHDYALLCSYTHPDCPSDVLSLVTDWYVWVFFFDDHFLELFKRSLDRTGGKAYLDRLPAFMPMDLEDGFPEPTNPVEAGLADLWARTVPAMSMEWRRRFAENTEALLNESLWELANMDAHRIANPVEYIEMRRKVGGAPWSAGLVEYAAGAEVPDVIAESRPMRVLRDAFADAIHLRNDLFSYQREVEDEGENSNGVLVLETFLDCSTQEAAEAVNDLLTSRLQQFEHTALTELPPLFLEKGIDPLQAAAVLAYIKGLQDWQSGGHEWHMRSSRYMNGGGTAAASAAPVWSPFALPGLIGGGSGISGSAGNLKLTTGRAEAARARGFTHVRFEKVGPSRLPDFYMPFRAGRNPHLEAARRNLVDWSHRVGILEEGVWDEPALLDYDLPLCSAGLDPDATPDELDLSAAWLAWGTYADDYYPAVFGPTRDLPAARLTNERLAEFMPLDAATFPLTPLTGMERALADLWVRTATPMDPESRAVFRKAVTDMTDSWLWEMVNEAQNRIPDPVDYIEMRRKTFGSDLTMALARIGHGDCVPPEVYASGPMKSLENAAQDYGMLINDVFSYQKEIEFSGEFHNLIRVVQNFFDVDYPTGLAIVHDLMTGRMKQFEHVVAHELPVLYDDFELGEDARRVLDGYVQELRDWMSGILVWHQDCRRYGEADILRRFRVPAPVPVTIPGPSGLGTSAARLFATR; this is encoded by the coding sequence GTGGACCAGCCTTTTGAACTCCCGGACTTCTACACACCGTATCCCGCGCGACTCAACCCCCATCTGGAGGAGGCGCGCAGACACTCCAAGCAGTGGGCCCGCGACCTGGGAATGCTGGAGGGCTCTGGCGTCTGGGACGAACACGACCTGGACGCCCACGACTACGCGCTGCTCTGCTCCTACACCCACCCCGACTGCCCGTCGGACGTGCTCTCGCTCGTCACCGACTGGTACGTGTGGGTCTTCTTCTTCGACGACCACTTCCTGGAGCTGTTCAAGCGCTCCCTGGACCGCACGGGCGGCAAGGCCTACCTCGACCGGCTGCCCGCATTCATGCCCATGGACCTGGAGGACGGGTTTCCCGAGCCCACCAACCCCGTCGAGGCGGGCCTGGCGGACCTGTGGGCGCGCACCGTGCCCGCCATGTCCATGGAGTGGCGGCGGCGGTTCGCCGAGAACACCGAGGCGCTGCTCAACGAGTCCCTCTGGGAACTCGCCAACATGGACGCGCACCGGATCGCCAACCCGGTCGAGTACATCGAGATGCGCCGCAAGGTCGGCGGCGCCCCCTGGTCCGCCGGTCTCGTCGAGTACGCCGCCGGGGCCGAAGTCCCCGACGTCATCGCGGAGTCCAGGCCCATGCGGGTGCTCCGGGACGCCTTCGCGGACGCGATCCACCTGCGCAACGACCTCTTCTCGTACCAGCGGGAGGTCGAGGACGAGGGCGAGAACAGCAACGGCGTCCTGGTGCTGGAGACCTTCCTCGACTGCTCGACGCAGGAGGCCGCCGAGGCCGTCAACGACCTGCTCACCTCGCGCCTTCAGCAGTTCGAGCACACCGCGCTGACCGAACTCCCCCCGCTGTTCCTGGAAAAGGGCATCGACCCGCTCCAGGCCGCCGCCGTGCTGGCGTACATCAAGGGACTCCAGGACTGGCAGTCCGGCGGCCACGAGTGGCACATGCGCAGCAGCCGCTACATGAACGGCGGCGGGACGGCGGCCGCCTCGGCCGCGCCCGTGTGGTCGCCGTTCGCCCTGCCCGGTCTCATCGGCGGCGGGAGCGGGATCAGCGGCTCGGCGGGGAACCTGAAGCTCACCACGGGCCGGGCGGAGGCGGCGCGGGCGCGGGGCTTCACGCATGTGCGCTTCGAGAAGGTCGGGCCCTCGCGACTGCCCGACTTCTACATGCCGTTCCGGGCCGGACGGAATCCCCACCTGGAGGCCGCCCGCCGCAATCTCGTCGACTGGTCGCACCGCGTCGGCATCCTCGAAGAGGGCGTCTGGGACGAGCCCGCGCTCCTGGACTACGACCTGCCCCTGTGCTCCGCCGGCCTCGACCCCGACGCCACTCCCGACGAACTCGACCTCTCCGCCGCCTGGCTGGCCTGGGGCACCTACGCCGACGACTACTACCCCGCCGTCTTCGGCCCCACCCGCGACCTCCCCGCCGCCAGGCTCACCAACGAACGCCTCGCCGAGTTCATGCCGCTCGACGCCGCCACCTTCCCCCTCACCCCCCTGACCGGGATGGAACGCGCCCTCGCCGACCTCTGGGTCCGCACGGCCACCCCCATGGACCCGGAGTCACGGGCGGTGTTCCGCAAGGCCGTCACCGACATGACCGACTCCTGGCTCTGGGAGATGGTCAACGAGGCGCAGAACCGCATCCCCGACCCCGTCGACTACATCGAAATGCGCCGCAAGACCTTCGGCTCCGACCTGACCATGGCGCTCGCCCGCATCGGCCACGGCGACTGCGTCCCGCCCGAGGTCTACGCCAGCGGCCCCATGAAGTCCCTGGAGAACGCGGCCCAGGACTACGGCATGCTCATCAACGACGTCTTCTCGTACCAGAAGGAGATCGAGTTCTCGGGCGAGTTCCACAACCTCATCCGCGTCGTCCAGAACTTCTTCGACGTCGACTACCCGACCGGCCTCGCCATCGTCCACGACCTGATGACCGGGCGCATGAAGCAGTTCGAGCACGTCGTGGCCCATGAACTGCCCGTGCTCTACGACGACTTCGAGCTCGGGGAGGACGCCCGGCGGGTCCTCGACGGATACGTGCAGGAGTTGCGGGACTGGATGTCCGGGATCCTGGTCTGGCACCAGGACTGCCGGCGCTACGGGGAGGCGGACATCCTCCGCCGATTCCGGGTGCCCGCCCCCGTCCCCGTCACGATCCCCGGCCCTTCGGGCCTGGGTACGTCCGCTGCGCGGCTGTTCGCGACGCGGTAG
- a CDS encoding putative Ig domain-containing protein produces the protein MRDSRTRSARRLLTAALPALALTVAGFLAAPSAGAQAAPDAVSSASTSRAAVAAHNAKALTAPEAQAVHSTGKAGQKVSTEHLCGTPSPGHAACFAQRRTDIKQKLAAAISPDAADATVSGISPANLHSAYNLPSTGGSGLTVAVVDAYNDPNAAADLAVYRSQFGLSACTVASGCFKQVSQTGSTTSLPSNDTGWAGEEALDIDMVSAVCPNCNIILVEANSATDADLGAAENEAVALGAKFVSNSWGGDESSSQTSSDTAYFKHPGVAITVSAGDSGYGAEWPATSQYVTAVGGTALSTSSSTRGWTESVWKTSSTEGTGSGCSAYDAKPSWQTDTGCTKRMESDVSAVADPATGVAVYDTYGGSGWAVYGGTSASAPIIAGVYALAGTPGTSDYPAKYPYSHTSNLYDVTSGNNGSCSTSYFCTAATGYDGPTGWGTPNGTTAFASGTSTGNTVTVTNPGSQSTVTGSAVSLQISATDSASATLTYSASSLPTGLSISSSTGLISGTASTAGTYSSTVTATDSTGATGSASFTWTVSSSGTGSCTSAQLLGNPGFESGATTWTATSGVITSSTSEAARTGSYKAWLDGYGSTHTDTLSQSVTIPSGCTGTTFTFYLHVDTAETTTSTAYDKLTVTAGSTTLATYSNLNAATGYVAKSFSLSAFAGTTVTLKFSGVEDSSLQTSFVLDDTAVTTS, from the coding sequence ATGCGTGATTCGCGCACCCGAAGCGCCCGAAGACTGCTCACCGCGGCCCTGCCCGCCCTCGCCCTCACCGTGGCCGGGTTCCTGGCCGCACCGTCCGCCGGTGCGCAGGCGGCGCCGGACGCCGTCAGTTCCGCGAGTACCAGCCGCGCAGCCGTCGCCGCCCACAACGCCAAGGCCCTGACCGCCCCCGAGGCACAGGCCGTCCACTCCACGGGCAAGGCCGGCCAGAAGGTGTCGACGGAGCACCTGTGCGGTACGCCCTCCCCCGGTCACGCGGCCTGTTTCGCACAGCGGCGTACCGACATCAAGCAGAAGCTCGCCGCCGCGATATCCCCCGACGCCGCCGACGCCACGGTGTCCGGCATCAGCCCGGCCAACCTGCACAGCGCCTACAACCTGCCCTCGACCGGCGGTTCCGGCCTGACCGTCGCTGTCGTCGACGCGTACAACGACCCGAATGCCGCCGCCGACCTGGCCGTCTACCGCTCGCAGTTCGGCCTGTCGGCCTGCACGGTGGCCAGCGGCTGCTTCAAGCAGGTCAGCCAGACCGGCTCCACCACCTCGCTGCCGTCCAACGACACCGGCTGGGCGGGCGAGGAAGCGCTCGACATCGACATGGTCAGCGCGGTCTGCCCGAACTGCAACATCATCCTGGTCGAGGCCAACTCGGCGACCGACGCCGACCTCGGCGCGGCCGAGAACGAGGCCGTGGCGCTGGGCGCGAAGTTCGTCTCCAACAGCTGGGGCGGCGACGAGTCCTCCTCCCAGACCAGCTCCGACACCGCGTACTTCAAGCACCCCGGCGTCGCCATCACCGTCTCCGCCGGCGACTCCGGCTACGGCGCCGAATGGCCCGCCACCTCCCAGTACGTGACCGCCGTCGGCGGCACCGCGCTCAGCACCTCCTCCAGCACCCGTGGCTGGACCGAGTCCGTGTGGAAGACCAGCAGCACCGAGGGCACCGGCTCCGGCTGCTCCGCCTACGACGCCAAGCCGAGCTGGCAGACCGACACCGGCTGCACCAAGCGCATGGAGTCCGACGTCTCCGCCGTCGCCGACCCCGCCACAGGCGTGGCCGTCTACGACACCTACGGCGGCTCCGGCTGGGCGGTCTACGGCGGCACCAGCGCCTCCGCCCCGATCATCGCGGGCGTCTACGCCCTCGCCGGCACCCCGGGCACCAGCGACTACCCGGCGAAGTACCCCTACTCCCACACCTCCAACCTGTACGACGTGACCAGCGGCAACAACGGCTCCTGCTCCACCTCGTACTTCTGCACCGCCGCCACCGGCTACGACGGCCCGACCGGCTGGGGCACCCCCAACGGCACCACCGCCTTCGCGTCGGGCACCAGCACCGGCAACACGGTGACCGTCACCAACCCGGGCAGCCAGTCCACCGTCACCGGCAGCGCCGTAAGCCTCCAGATCAGCGCCACCGACAGCGCGAGCGCCACGCTCACGTACTCAGCCAGCAGCCTGCCCACCGGCCTGTCGATCAGCTCCTCGACCGGCCTGATCAGCGGCACCGCCAGCACGGCGGGCACCTACAGCAGCACCGTCACGGCCACCGACTCCACCGGCGCCACCGGCTCGGCCTCCTTCACCTGGACGGTCAGCTCCTCGGGCACCGGCTCCTGCACCTCCGCCCAACTGCTGGGCAACCCGGGCTTCGAGTCCGGGGCGACCACCTGGACCGCCACCAGCGGCGTCATCACCAGCTCCACCAGTGAGGCCGCCCGCACCGGTTCGTACAAGGCCTGGCTCGACGGCTACGGATCGACGCACACCGACACGCTCTCGCAGTCGGTGACGATCCCGAGCGGCTGCACGGGCACCACCTTCACCTTCTACCTGCACGTCGACACGGCCGAGACCACCACCAGCACCGCGTACGACAAGCTGACGGTCACCGCCGGATCCACCACCCTGGCCACCTACTCCAACCTCAACGCGGCCACCGGGTACGTCGCGAAGTCCTTCAGCCTGTCGGCCTTCGCCGGCACCACCGTCACCCTGAAGTTCAGCGGCGTCGAGGACTCCTCGCTTCAGACCAGCTTCGTCCTCGACGACACGGCGGTCACCACGAGCTGA
- a CDS encoding isopenicillin N synthase family dioxygenase — MTSAETVNGILTIPTIDITPFVADDSDGEARAAIARAVDEAARTVGFLQITGHGIPDAVRDAFTAATDAFFALGPQAKRAYICPPPINRGYSPPKSESLATSLGITTAADLFEAFNVGTTAADYPELDLPAQEYAANVHPAEVPLFEAAVGAWFAEAGRVARTMTRVFALALGLPEDYFGRYTDHSIDVLRMNNYRLPSADAPLEPDQAGMGAHTDYGIVTVLWADQVPGLEILGSDGRWHPVQPADGALLVNLGDALARWTNDQWISTMHRVAPPRVGGELVPRRSAAYFHDGNTEAVIECLDVCTGPSRPPRYEPVTVGAHLAAKLAGSRARVPNPHAGREAARLTATPLAMPPPR, encoded by the coding sequence ATGACATCCGCTGAAACCGTCAACGGCATCCTGACCATACCCACCATCGACATCACCCCCTTCGTCGCGGACGACAGCGACGGGGAAGCCCGCGCGGCGATCGCCCGCGCGGTCGACGAGGCGGCCCGGACGGTGGGCTTCCTGCAGATCACCGGGCACGGCATCCCCGACGCCGTAAGAGACGCGTTCACCGCGGCCACCGACGCGTTCTTCGCCCTCGGGCCGCAGGCCAAGCGGGCGTACATCTGCCCTCCGCCGATCAACCGTGGCTACAGCCCGCCCAAGTCGGAGTCCCTGGCCACCAGCCTCGGCATCACCACGGCCGCCGACCTCTTCGAGGCGTTCAACGTGGGCACCACGGCCGCCGACTACCCGGAACTGGACCTGCCCGCGCAGGAGTACGCGGCCAACGTCCACCCCGCCGAGGTGCCGTTGTTCGAGGCCGCCGTCGGCGCCTGGTTCGCCGAGGCGGGGCGGGTCGCGCGCACGATGACGCGGGTGTTCGCCCTCGCGCTCGGCCTGCCCGAGGACTACTTCGGCCGGTACACCGACCACTCGATCGACGTCCTGCGCATGAACAACTACCGCCTCCCGTCGGCGGACGCGCCCCTGGAACCGGACCAGGCGGGCATGGGCGCCCACACCGACTACGGCATCGTCACCGTGCTGTGGGCCGACCAGGTGCCCGGACTGGAGATCCTGGGCTCGGACGGGCGATGGCACCCCGTACAGCCCGCGGACGGCGCACTGCTGGTCAACCTCGGGGACGCGCTGGCCCGTTGGACCAACGACCAGTGGATCTCCACGATGCACCGGGTCGCCCCGCCCCGGGTGGGCGGCGAGTTGGTGCCGCGCCGCTCGGCCGCGTACTTCCACGACGGCAACACCGAAGCCGTCATCGAGTGCCTCGACGTCTGCACGGGCCCGTCCCGGCCGCCCCGCTACGAGCCCGTCACCGTCGGCGCCCACCTCGCGGCGAAACTGGCCGGGTCCCGGGCCCGCGTCCCCAATCCGCACGCCGGACGCGAGGCGGCCCGGCTGACCGCGACACCCCTGGCTATGCCACCACCACGGTGA
- a CDS encoding helix-turn-helix domain-containing protein, with the protein MTRDADPAEKLAEKLLAARVGAEIRSLREKAGQSTRQLAAAAGMSQAFLSQIERGLSAPSMATTYRLAEALNVLPGALLPPLERKSPVTFVPAGEGRMLPVSSRDDAALGRTLAMDPDKRLEVVEYVIEPGQYIQEWFRLEGELAVYLVSGAIDIEVEGEGTWRLGPRDFIAHPSGIRHRWLLVDDRPVHLLLVVAHPTTS; encoded by the coding sequence ATGACGCGAGACGCAGATCCGGCCGAGAAGCTCGCCGAGAAGCTTCTGGCCGCGCGCGTGGGGGCGGAGATCCGCAGCCTGCGCGAAAAGGCGGGGCAGTCGACGCGCCAGCTCGCGGCGGCCGCCGGCATGAGCCAGGCATTCCTCAGCCAGATCGAACGCGGCCTGAGCGCCCCGTCCATGGCGACGACGTACCGCCTCGCCGAAGCGCTCAACGTCCTGCCCGGGGCGCTGCTTCCGCCCCTGGAGCGCAAGTCACCCGTCACCTTCGTCCCGGCGGGCGAGGGCCGGATGCTGCCGGTCAGCAGCCGTGACGACGCCGCCCTCGGCCGCACGCTCGCCATGGACCCCGACAAGCGGCTCGAAGTCGTCGAGTACGTCATCGAACCCGGCCAGTACATCCAGGAGTGGTTCCGGCTCGAAGGCGAGCTCGCGGTCTATCTCGTCTCCGGCGCCATCGACATCGAGGTCGAGGGCGAGGGCACCTGGCGGCTCGGCCCCCGCGACTTCATCGCCCACCCCTCCGGCATCCGCCACCGCTGGCTCCTCGTCGACGACCGGCCGGTCCACCTGCTCCTCGTCGTCGCCCACCCGACCACAAGCTGA
- a CDS encoding FAD-binding protein — translation MAAELTNWAGNVEFAAQKLLSPASLEELQDIVASNDRVRALGAGHSFNRIADTTGVLVSLDAMPRLAEADTARRTVRVGGGVRLAELCAELRRHDLALANLPSTPHFSVAGAFATGTHGSGDGNGTLASAVSAVELVTADGSQLVLARGDEGFEGAVTSLGALGIITALTLDLLPGYEIEQRVFLGLPWSALTGQEQFERAFSAAYSVSAFTHWDDAPLRLFTKRRPADPLPDLAWSGARPAEAPSHPIEGMPVANATEQLGVPGPWDERLPHFRAGFMPSVGDELQSEYFVGRADAAEAVRALRALHPQLSPVLQISEIRTIAADTAWLSPTHGRDSVAFHFTWIADPAAVAPVLLSIEQALAPFGVRPHWGKLSSMDPGAVRASYEHGERFRELLLRSDPTGTFRNELIDGYFPVDPQT, via the coding sequence ATGGCTGCGGAACTGACCAACTGGGCGGGCAATGTCGAGTTCGCCGCGCAAAAACTGCTGAGCCCCGCCTCGCTGGAGGAGCTCCAGGACATTGTCGCGTCCAACGACCGCGTACGGGCGCTGGGCGCGGGCCACTCCTTCAACCGGATCGCCGACACCACCGGTGTCCTGGTCAGCCTGGACGCGATGCCGCGCCTCGCGGAGGCCGACACCGCCCGCCGCACCGTGCGGGTCGGCGGCGGCGTACGGCTGGCCGAGCTGTGCGCGGAGCTGCGGCGGCACGACCTCGCCCTGGCCAACCTGCCGTCCACGCCGCACTTCTCGGTGGCCGGCGCCTTCGCGACCGGCACCCACGGCTCGGGGGACGGCAACGGCACGCTGGCCTCGGCCGTCAGCGCGGTGGAGCTGGTGACGGCCGACGGGTCGCAGCTCGTGCTCGCGCGCGGCGACGAGGGATTCGAGGGCGCGGTGACCTCGCTGGGCGCGCTGGGGATCATCACGGCGCTCACCCTCGACCTGCTGCCCGGGTACGAGATCGAGCAGCGCGTGTTCCTCGGCCTGCCCTGGTCCGCGCTGACCGGGCAGGAGCAGTTCGAGCGGGCCTTCTCGGCCGCGTACAGCGTCAGCGCCTTCACCCACTGGGACGACGCCCCGCTGCGGCTGTTCACCAAGCGCCGCCCCGCCGACCCGCTCCCCGACCTGGCCTGGTCCGGCGCCCGCCCCGCCGAGGCGCCGAGCCATCCCATCGAGGGCATGCCGGTGGCCAACGCGACCGAGCAGCTGGGCGTCCCCGGCCCCTGGGACGAGCGCCTGCCGCACTTCCGCGCCGGGTTCATGCCCAGCGTCGGCGACGAGCTGCAGTCCGAGTACTTCGTCGGCCGCGCCGACGCCGCCGAGGCCGTACGCGCCCTGCGCGCGCTGCACCCCCAGCTCTCCCCGGTCCTGCAGATCAGCGAGATCCGCACCATCGCCGCCGACACCGCCTGGCTCAGCCCCACCCACGGCCGCGACTCCGTCGCCTTCCACTTCACCTGGATCGCCGACCCGGCCGCCGTCGCCCCCGTGCTCCTGAGCATCGAGCAGGCCCTCGCCCCGTTCGGTGTCAGGCCGCACTGGGGCAAGCTCTCCTCCATGGACCCGGGCGCGGTACGGGCCTCGTACGAGCACGGGGAGCGCTTCCGCGAGCTGCTGCTGCGGTCCGACCCGACGGGCACCTTCCGGAACGAGCTGATCGACGGCTACTTCCCGGTGGACCCGCAGACGTAG
- a CDS encoding HhH-GPD-type base excision DNA repair protein has translation METTLRLAQQPEADELLGRSPLALLVGMLLDQQVPMEWAFSGPRTIATRLGRDDLDAHEIASYDPDAFAALLAAKPAVHRYPGSMAKRVQQLCQYLVEHYDGDAEALWRDAATGKELLDRLKALPGYGEQKARIFLSLLGKRVGVRPTGWREAAGAYGEEGSYRSVADITGPESLDKVRAHKQEMKAAAKAAAAAKK, from the coding sequence ATGGAAACCACGCTTCGGCTCGCACAGCAGCCGGAGGCCGACGAACTGCTCGGCCGCAGCCCGCTGGCCCTTCTGGTCGGCATGCTTCTCGATCAGCAGGTCCCCATGGAATGGGCCTTTTCCGGCCCGCGCACCATCGCCACCCGTCTGGGCCGCGACGACCTCGACGCCCATGAGATCGCCTCCTACGACCCCGACGCCTTCGCCGCGCTCCTCGCCGCCAAGCCCGCCGTCCACCGGTACCCGGGCTCCATGGCCAAGCGCGTGCAGCAGCTCTGCCAGTACCTCGTCGAGCACTACGACGGCGACGCCGAGGCGCTCTGGCGCGACGCCGCCACCGGCAAGGAGCTGCTGGACCGCCTCAAGGCGCTGCCCGGCTACGGCGAGCAGAAGGCCCGCATCTTCCTCTCCCTCCTCGGCAAGCGCGTCGGCGTCCGCCCGACGGGCTGGCGCGAGGCCGCGGGCGCGTACGGGGAGGAGGGCTCGTACCGCTCGGTCGCGGACATCACGGGGCCGGAATCGCTGGACAAGGTGCGCGCGCACAAGCAGGAGATGAAGGCGGCGGCGAAGGCGGCGGCCGCCGCCAAGAAGTGA
- a CDS encoding DNA polymerase III subunit gamma and tau gives MSLALYRRYRPESFAEVIGQEHVTDPLQQALRNNRVNHAYLFSGPRGCGKTTSARILARCLNCEKGPTPTPCGECQSCQDLARNGPGSIDVIEIDAASHGGVDDARDLREKAFFGPAGSRYKIYIIDEAHMVTSAGFNALLKVVEEPPEHLKFIFATTEPEKVIGTIRSRTHHYPFRLVPPGTLRDYLAEVCEREAIPVEPVVYPLVVRAGAGSVRDSMSVMDQLLAGAGEDGVTYAMATSLLGYTDAALLDDVVDAFAAGDGAAAFEVVDRVIEGGNDPRRFVADLLERLRDLVILAAVPDALEKGLIDAPADVVERMHAQASVFGAAELSRAADLVNTGLTEMRGATAPRLQLELICARVLLPAAYDDERSVQARLDRLERQPVQPAQAPVTFAAPAPAQAPAQAAPPPPPVATPAPAPAPAPEPAAAQRPGAWPTAAPAAAPAPAAQRPGAWPTAAPAAQAPAPAPAPAPAAAAPVPAAPAPSAAVGGDASQVRQMWPQILEAVKNRRRFTWILLSQNAQVVGFDGTTLQVGFANPGARDSFVGGGSEDVLKQAISDTLGVQWRVESVVDPSGGGGGGGAPARQAPVQHHQPQSQSQPQPQAHAQPQPQSQPQYAPPPPPAPAPQRAAPPPVRDDTREPPPIEDDIPEDDDPDLDDTALSGHDLFVRELGATVIEEISND, from the coding sequence GTGTCCCTCGCTCTGTACCGCCGCTACCGTCCCGAGTCCTTCGCCGAGGTCATCGGACAGGAGCACGTCACTGACCCGCTGCAGCAGGCGCTGCGGAACAACCGGGTCAATCACGCGTACCTGTTCAGCGGTCCGCGCGGCTGTGGCAAGACGACGAGCGCCCGCATCCTGGCCCGCTGCCTGAACTGCGAGAAGGGCCCGACGCCGACCCCCTGCGGGGAGTGCCAGTCCTGTCAGGACCTGGCGCGCAACGGGCCGGGGTCGATCGACGTCATCGAGATCGACGCGGCCTCGCACGGTGGCGTGGACGATGCCCGTGACCTGCGGGAGAAGGCCTTCTTCGGGCCTGCGGGCAGCCGGTACAAGATCTACATCATCGATGAGGCGCACATGGTCACCTCGGCGGGCTTCAACGCCCTGCTGAAGGTGGTCGAGGAGCCGCCGGAGCACCTGAAGTTCATCTTCGCCACCACCGAGCCCGAGAAGGTCATCGGGACCATCCGCTCCCGTACCCACCACTACCCCTTCCGGCTCGTCCCGCCCGGCACCCTGCGCGACTACCTGGCCGAGGTCTGCGAGCGCGAGGCGATCCCGGTCGAGCCGGTGGTCTATCCGCTGGTCGTACGGGCCGGGGCCGGGTCCGTGCGTGACTCGATGTCGGTCATGGACCAGCTGCTCGCCGGGGCCGGCGAGGACGGCGTCACGTACGCCATGGCCACGTCTCTGCTCGGCTATACGGACGCGGCCCTGCTGGACGACGTGGTCGACGCCTTCGCGGCGGGCGACGGGGCGGCGGCCTTCGAGGTCGTCGACCGGGTGATCGAGGGCGGCAACGACCCCCGGCGCTTCGTGGCCGACCTGCTGGAGCGGCTGCGGGACCTGGTGATCCTGGCCGCGGTGCCGGACGCGCTGGAGAAGGGGCTCATCGACGCCCCGGCGGATGTCGTCGAGCGCATGCACGCCCAGGCCTCGGTCTTCGGCGCCGCCGAGCTGAGCCGCGCCGCCGACCTGGTCAACACCGGGCTCACCGAGATGCGGGGGGCGACCGCGCCCCGGCTCCAGCTGGAGCTGATCTGCGCGCGCGTGCTGCTTCCCGCCGCGTACGACGACGAGCGCTCGGTCCAGGCCCGCCTGGACCGGCTGGAGCGCCAGCCCGTCCAGCCCGCGCAGGCGCCGGTCACCTTCGCGGCCCCTGCTCCGGCCCAGGCCCCGGCCCAGGCAGCCCCGCCGCCGCCCCCGGTGGCCACGCCCGCCCCTGCCCCTGCCCCTGCCCCCGAGCCCGCGGCGGCCCAGCGCCCCGGCGCCTGGCCGACCGCCGCCCCCGCCGCGGCCCCTGCCCCCGCCGCCCAGCGCCCCGGGGCCTGGCCCACGGCCGCCCCCGCCGCACAGGCCCCGGCACCGGCACCCGCGCCCGCTCCGGCGGCGGCCGCCCCCGTGCCGGCGGCTCCGGCGCCGTCGGCAGCCGTAGGCGGCGACGCCTCCCAGGTCCGCCAGATGTGGCCGCAGATCCTGGAGGCGGTGAAGAACCGCCGCCGGTTCACCTGGATACTGCTCAGCCAGAACGCCCAGGTCGTGGGCTTCGACGGCACCACACTCCAGGTCGGCTTCGCGAACCCGGGGGCCCGCGACAGCTTCGTCGGCGGAGGCAGCGAGGACGTCCTCAAGCAGGCGATCAGCGACACGTTGGGCGTGCAGTGGCGCGTCGAGTCCGTCGTCGACCCCTCCGGAGGCGGTGGCGGAGGCGGTGCCCCGGCGCGGCAGGCCCCCGTACAGCACCACCAGCCGCAGTCGCAGTCGCAGCCCCAGCCGCAGGCCCATGCCCAGCCGCAGCCTCAGAGCCAGCCCCAGTACGCGCCGCCACCGCCCCCGGCGCCCGCGCCGCAGCGGGCCGCGCCGCCGCCCGTGCGGGACGACACCCGGGAGCCGCCGCCGATCGAGGACGACATCCCGGAGGACGACGATCCGGACCTCGACGACACCGCGCTGAGCGGACACGACCTCTTCGTGCGCGAGCTGGGCGCGACCGTGATCGAAGAGATTTCGAACGACTAG
- a CDS encoding YbaB/EbfC family nucleoid-associated protein, protein MIPGGGQPNMQQLLQQAQKMQQDLAAAQQELAETEVEGSAGGGLVTATVTGAGELRGLVIDPKAVDPEDMETLADLVVAAVHNANASAQELQQLKLGPLAQGLGGMPGLPF, encoded by the coding sequence GTGATCCCCGGTGGTGGCCAGCCCAACATGCAGCAGCTGCTCCAGCAGGCCCAGAAGATGCAGCAGGACCTCGCCGCGGCCCAGCAGGAGCTGGCCGAGACCGAGGTCGAGGGCAGTGCGGGCGGCGGCCTCGTGACGGCGACGGTGACCGGGGCCGGTGAGCTCCGGGGGCTGGTCATCGACCCGAAGGCGGTCGATCCTGAGGACATGGAGACGCTGGCCGACCTGGTCGTCGCCGCCGTGCACAATGCCAACGCGAGCGCGCAGGAGCTGCAGCAGCTCAAGCTCGGCCCGCTCGCCCAGGGCCTGGGCGGCATGCCCGGCCTGCCGTTCTAG